Proteins from one Coleofasciculus chthonoplastes PCC 7420 genomic window:
- a CDS encoding REP-associated tyrosine transposase, producing FSTRWRLIKSEFTRLCLDSYKQQCSLSRLSKGEQSVWQRRFWEHQIRDETDFLHHVEYIHYNPVHHRLVKAPKDWAYSSFHHYVREGIYEADWGAEEAVKFGVDVGQE from the coding sequence TTTTCTACTCGTTGGCGATTGATTAAAAGTGAATTTACTCGTCTTTGCCTAGACTCCTATAAGCAGCAATGTTCGTTATCCCGGTTGAGTAAGGGAGAACAATCTGTATGGCAACGTCGATTTTGGGAGCATCAAATCCGAGATGAAACGGATTTTCTGCATCATGTTGAATATATTCATTACAACCCTGTTCATCACCGTTTAGTAAAAGCACCAAAAGATTGGGCGTATTCAAGTTTCCACCATTATGTTAGAGAGGGTATTTATGAGGCGGATTGGGGTGCAGAGGAAGCGGTAAAATTTGGCGTTGATGTGGGACAGGAGTAG
- a CDS encoding DUF29 domain-containing protein: MPVPETNQQTAIPTPNLYETDFYAWTQEQASLLRQQQWSQLDLGNLIEEIESLGKQQRQELRNRLRVLIGHLLKWEYQPQRRSRSWLATIRVHRRDTLELLKDNPSLKPYLEDALVLAYENGRDLAMGETDLPEQTFPQTCPYNLAEILEDNFYPGEPSELVNEWEGENES, encoded by the coding sequence ATGCCAGTGCCAGAAACGAATCAACAGACAGCAATACCTACACCCAACCTCTACGAAACCGATTTTTATGCTTGGACGCAGGAACAAGCATCGTTACTCCGCCAACAGCAGTGGAGTCAGCTTGATTTGGGCAATCTGATTGAGGAGATTGAATCCTTGGGAAAACAGCAACGCCAGGAATTGCGAAATCGGTTGAGGGTGCTGATTGGACATTTGTTGAAATGGGAGTACCAACCACAACGCCGGAGTCGGAGTTGGCTGGCGACGATTCGCGTACATCGCCGTGATACGCTAGAGTTGCTCAAAGACAATCCAAGCCTAAAGCCTTACCTTGAGGATGCACTGGTTTTAGCTTACGAGAACGGTAGAGATCTGGCAATGGGAGAAACTGACTTGCCAGAACAAACCTTTCCCCAGACGTGTCCTTATAATTTAGCAGAAATTTTAGAGGATAATTTTTATCCGGGTGAACCGAGTGAGTTGGTAAATGAATGGGAGGGAGAAAACGAATCATAA
- a CDS encoding GAF domain-containing protein, whose translation MSKAKPITSPYKVGGHLPLNALSYVVRQADTELYQGLKAGEFCYVLNSRQMGKTSLRVRVMHKLQGEGFACAAIDLTKIGSQDITADQWYAGMMRRLVTSFPALRGFNLRAWLRDREYLPPIQRLSEFIEQVLLESIPQRVVIFIDEIDSILSLNFRTDDFFAVLRACNEYDRLTFALFGVATPADLIQDKKRTPFNLGRAIELHGFKLAEAQPLAAGLANKSSQAQRILAAILDWTGGQPFLTQKLCHLIINSDSSPTPGNEEEWVGQIVQQRILENWEATDEPPHLKTIRDRLFRIGQRNRGLLGLYQQILQQGEVHACDSSEQRELCLSGVAIKQGGKLQVCNRIYAAIFNYSWVNKALADLQASFEQIVTQQEQKLLSMLSFMEGKDFADILHEILGSVTLKMGEALSVDRTTIIFIDDQQNQIWSIIARNEGKTFPDIQILTNKETEARLTNFKKFSEIPFNFRQENPDTIPDKLNQANGYAIYNELVYPIANQQQNLIAVIQLINKLKRFNNPQAPLSERIDQQGFTLTDQRQLDEYAPTILRILERCQYCYKLTQRLQAAEALTEATHSLSHSSLNSEEILGRVMDAAKKLMNADRSTLWLLDADKQQLWTKIPFEDGSVRELRVHVGQGFAGKVAQTQEPLNIPFDLYDHPDSTTAQETDQKTGYRTCSLLCMPVFSPDGELLGITQLVNKRKPGEFPDYNPADWPQAPECFQASFDANSQKYMQIFNSQAGVALQNAQKFERIKQKADSHQQNVVSQTLAMLNTVMDNQGFDDILDGTLRSITLKTGKSLSADRTTIFLLDEEKKEFWSIVAEDEGSGSLEIRMSADKGIVGEVARFKQTINIPFDFYDDPRSQMAKEQDKRTGYRTYTMLAIPLLNDQGELVAVVQLLNKLKRVANPTAALSERIDKQGFSRTDEERFAENAPLIQMILESFRSYHKTARGQRVAAALMAAARCVQGSLEMDDILQRVMGAAKQLLNADRSTLWLVNRLAGELWTKIRFDEGELRELRIPIGQGYAGQVAMTGEPLNIPFDLYDHLNSETAKKTDQKTGYRTCSLLCMPVFSPDGDLLGVTQLVNKRKPGESWEFETLMLSETVPEYFQTSFDDSDQKYMQIFNNQVGVILQNAELLAALKRQEESLRGNVNGQ comes from the coding sequence ATGAGTAAAGCCAAACCCATCACCTCCCCCTACAAAGTTGGGGGTCATCTCCCGCTTAACGCCCTTAGCTACGTGGTGCGACAGGCGGATACGGAACTCTATCAGGGGTTAAAGGCGGGTGAGTTTTGTTATGTTCTTAATTCCCGCCAGATGGGTAAAACCAGTTTGCGGGTGCGGGTGATGCATAAGCTACAAGGGGAGGGTTTTGCTTGTGCGGCGATTGATTTGACCAAAATCGGTTCCCAGGATATCACGGCGGATCAGTGGTATGCGGGGATGATGAGACGCTTGGTGACGAGTTTTCCGGCGCTGCGGGGGTTTAACTTAAGGGCGTGGTTGCGCGATCGCGAATATCTACCCCCTATCCAACGCTTGAGTGAGTTTATCGAACAAGTGCTGCTGGAGTCTATCCCCCAAAGGGTAGTAATTTTTATTGATGAAATTGATAGTATCCTCAGTTTAAACTTTCGCACCGATGATTTTTTTGCGGTGCTGCGGGCTTGTAATGAATATGATCGGCTGACGTTTGCTTTGTTTGGAGTGGCGACGCCAGCGGATTTAATTCAAGATAAGAAACGGACGCCGTTTAATTTAGGTCGTGCGATTGAATTGCATGGGTTTAAATTAGCGGAAGCTCAACCCTTAGCCGCTGGATTAGCTAATAAATCTAGCCAAGCCCAAAGGATTTTAGCCGCTATTTTAGACTGGACAGGGGGACAACCGTTTCTCACTCAAAAACTCTGTCATTTAATTATCAATAGCGACTCCTCCCCGACTCCTGGAAACGAAGAGGAATGGGTAGGGCAAATTGTCCAACAGCGTATCCTGGAAAACTGGGAAGCCACCGATGAACCGCCTCATCTAAAAACCATTCGCGATCGCCTGTTCCGAATTGGACAGCGAAATCGGGGACTTTTGGGGCTTTATCAGCAAATTTTACAACAGGGGGAGGTTCACGCCTGCGATAGTTCTGAACAACGGGAATTATGTTTATCTGGGGTGGCGATTAAGCAGGGGGGAAAACTGCAAGTCTGTAATCGTATCTATGCCGCCATTTTTAATTACAGTTGGGTGAACAAAGCTTTAGCCGATTTGCAGGCTAGCTTTGAGCAAATTGTTACTCAGCAAGAACAAAAACTTCTGTCCATGCTGAGTTTTATGGAAGGCAAGGATTTTGCCGATATCCTCCATGAAATTTTAGGCTCAGTTACCCTAAAAATGGGAGAAGCCTTGAGCGTGGATCGGACGACGATTATCTTTATTGATGATCAGCAAAATCAGATCTGGTCGATTATTGCCCGGAATGAAGGGAAAACCTTTCCCGATATTCAAATCCTTACCAATAAAGAAACAGAAGCCCGATTGACCAACTTTAAGAAATTTAGTGAGATTCCCTTTAACTTTCGCCAAGAGAACCCAGACACCATTCCCGATAAACTCAATCAAGCCAATGGCTATGCGATTTACAATGAATTAGTTTATCCCATCGCCAATCAACAGCAGAATTTGATTGCGGTGATTCAACTAATCAATAAACTGAAACGGTTTAACAATCCCCAAGCGCCTCTATCGGAACGCATTGACCAACAAGGGTTTACCCTCACCGATCAACGCCAGTTAGATGAATATGCGCCAACTATTTTACGCATTTTAGAGCGATGCCAATACTGTTATAAATTAACCCAACGGTTACAAGCGGCTGAAGCCCTAACCGAAGCCACGCATTCTCTGTCTCACAGTAGTTTAAATTCCGAAGAAATCCTGGGACGAGTCATGGATGCGGCGAAGAAACTGATGAATGCCGATCGCAGTACCCTCTGGTTATTAGATGCAGATAAGCAGCAGTTGTGGACAAAGATTCCCTTTGAAGATGGGTCAGTGCGAGAACTGCGAGTCCATGTTGGGCAAGGATTTGCTGGGAAAGTTGCCCAAACGCAAGAACCGTTAAATATTCCCTTTGATTTGTACGATCATCCTGATTCAACCACCGCCCAAGAAACCGATCAAAAAACAGGTTATCGCACCTGTAGTTTACTTTGTATGCCTGTTTTTAGTCCCGATGGTGAACTCCTCGGTATCACCCAGTTAGTGAATAAACGCAAACCGGGTGAATTTCCTGATTATAACCCCGCCGATTGGCCCCAAGCGCCGGAATGTTTTCAGGCAAGTTTTGATGCTAATAGTCAAAAATATATGCAGATTTTTAACTCTCAGGCGGGGGTAGCGTTGCAAAATGCTCAGAAGTTTGAGCGCATAAAGCAAAAGGCGGATAGTCACCAGCAAAATGTCGTCAGTCAAACCCTAGCGATGCTGAATACGGTGATGGATAATCAGGGGTTTGATGATATTCTGGATGGTACGTTGCGATCGATTACGTTGAAGACGGGTAAATCCTTATCTGCCGATCGCACGACGATTTTTCTACTCGATGAAGAAAAGAAGGAATTTTGGTCAATTGTTGCTGAAGATGAGGGGAGTGGTTCCCTAGAAATTCGCATGAGTGCGGATAAAGGAATTGTCGGCGAAGTCGCCCGGTTCAAGCAAACGATTAACATTCCTTTTGACTTCTATGATGATCCGCGATCGCAGATGGCAAAGGAACAGGATAAAAGAACCGGATATCGGACGTATACCATGTTAGCGATTCCTCTTTTAAATGACCAAGGGGAGTTAGTCGCTGTTGTTCAGTTACTCAACAAATTAAAACGGGTTGCTAATCCCACAGCAGCGTTATCGGAACGCATCGATAAACAGGGATTTAGCCGCACCGATGAAGAACGATTTGCCGAAAATGCGCCCTTAATTCAAATGATTCTAGAAAGCTTCCGTTCCTATCATAAAACAGCACGCGGACAACGAGTCGCCGCCGCATTGATGGCAGCAGCCCGTTGTGTTCAAGGTTCTCTAGAGATGGACGATATTTTACAACGAGTGATGGGGGCGGCTAAACAATTATTAAACGCTGATCGTAGTACCTTATGGTTAGTTAACCGTTTAGCCGGGGAATTGTGGACAAAAATTCGCTTTGACGAGGGTGAACTCCGAGAATTGCGTATACCAATTGGACAAGGGTATGCGGGTCAAGTGGCGATGACGGGGGAACCGTTGAATATTCCCTTTGATTTGTACGATCATCTTAACTCAGAAACGGCAAAGAAAACGGATCAAAAGACAGGGTATCGTACTTGTAGTTTACTCTGTATGCCTGTCTTTAGTCCCGATGGAGATTTGCTGGGGGTGACGCAATTAGTGAATAAGCGGAAACCGGGCGAGTCTTGGGAATTTGAGACTCTTATGTTATCGGAAACTGTCCCGGAGTATTTCCAAACCAGTTTTGATGACAGTGATCAGAAATACATGCAAATTTTCAATAATCAAGTTGGCGTTATCCTGCAAAATGCCGAACTTTTAGCCGCACTCAAGCGACAGGAAGAAAGTTTGCGCGGTAATGTAAATGGACAGTAG
- a CDS encoding Nif11-like leader peptide family natural product precursor, translating to MSQDNVINLLEAGGKDKKLRAKYDALKTKEEFVELAATDGYEFTVADLDAVLKEAGDSWEESGFPPRRLIWW from the coding sequence ATGTCTCAAGACAATGTGATCAATTTACTCGAAGCAGGCGGAAAAGATAAAAAATTGCGAGCTAAATACGACGCCCTCAAAACCAAGGAAGAGTTTGTGGAACTGGCGGCTACTGATGGTTACGAGTTTACCGTCGCTGACTTGGATGCTGTTTTGAAAGAAGCCGGAGACTCGTGGGAAGAGTCAGGCTTTCCACCTCGACGTTTGATTTGGTGGTAG
- the modB gene encoding molybdate ABC transporter permease subunit, whose protein sequence is MPYSDLSPLWISLKTAFVATIFAFLVGIAAARWMYGYRGKAKGLIDGFFTLPLVLPPTVIGFLLLLLLGRNSPVGQLLKQLGITIIFSWSATVIAATVVAFPLMYKTVLSAFKQIDKDLIHCARTLGASEWRIFWQILLPLALPGVVSGTILAFARALGEFGATLMLAGSIPGKTQTMPIAIFFAAEAGKMGEALNWVLLMVAIALLVIATINYWSGTQHSAKWHAIAHWFSWLPPFEGGREGDLKRGTRGRYKRTDYRGIRYGNKGLFVNLKKQLPGFTLDAQLEANGQPLGLLGTSGSGKSMTLRCIAGLDSPNQGRIVLNGRVLFDSQRGINIPSRQRRIGFVFQNYALFPHLTIVQNIAFGLQNLPKLERRQRISKYMEMMQLQGLENRYPEQISGGQQQRVALARALVIHPEALLLDEPLSALDTYLRSRIERLLSETLSTYEGVTLFVTHKLEEAYRICQNLLILSQGNVIANDTKETIFERPPSFEVAQVTECKNFSTARMIEPQTIEALDWGCTLQVVEPIPNKLTYVGIRAHHFTFPQHPDGENTFPCWLVMTSETQHRTTLYIKLHQPPGHAQDYHLQVEVYKEKWANLKDRPFPWYVRLDPLRLILMEQ, encoded by the coding sequence ATGCCCTATTCAGATTTATCTCCACTGTGGATTTCGCTAAAAACCGCATTTGTCGCTACAATCTTCGCTTTCTTAGTGGGAATTGCCGCCGCCCGATGGATGTATGGCTATCGCGGTAAAGCAAAAGGATTAATTGATGGGTTTTTTACTCTCCCCCTGGTGCTACCGCCGACAGTTATCGGTTTTCTGCTACTACTGCTTTTGGGTAGAAATAGTCCTGTGGGACAATTGTTAAAGCAACTAGGAATTACTATAATATTTTCCTGGTCAGCAACGGTAATCGCGGCTACAGTTGTGGCGTTTCCTTTAATGTATAAAACAGTACTGAGTGCCTTTAAACAAATTGACAAGGATTTGATTCATTGCGCTCGGACATTAGGGGCATCAGAATGGCGGATTTTTTGGCAGATTCTATTACCCTTGGCATTACCGGGCGTGGTTTCGGGAACAATTTTAGCCTTTGCCAGGGCTTTAGGAGAATTTGGTGCCACATTAATGTTAGCAGGTAGTATTCCCGGCAAAACTCAAACCATGCCGATCGCGATCTTCTTTGCCGCAGAAGCAGGTAAGATGGGGGAGGCGTTAAACTGGGTGCTGCTGATGGTGGCGATCGCACTCTTGGTAATCGCCACGATCAACTACTGGTCAGGAACACAGCACTCCGCCAAGTGGCACGCGATCGCGCACTGGTTCTCCTGGCTTCCCCCTTTTGAAGGGGGACGGGAGGGGGATCTAAAAAGGGGGACAAGAGGGAGATATAAAAGGACGGACTACAGAGGGATCAGATATGGCAATAAAGGACTTTTTGTTAACCTAAAAAAGCAATTACCTGGGTTTACCTTAGACGCCCAATTAGAAGCCAATGGACAACCATTAGGACTCTTAGGCACATCCGGTTCTGGCAAAAGTATGACACTGCGCTGCATTGCGGGATTAGACTCACCCAATCAGGGGCGAATTGTTCTCAATGGACGAGTTTTGTTTGATTCACAACGGGGAATTAATATTCCCAGTCGTCAACGCCGGATTGGTTTTGTGTTTCAAAATTATGCCCTATTTCCCCATTTAACCATTGTCCAAAATATTGCATTTGGTCTGCAAAATTTGCCCAAACTGGAACGCAGACAGCGCATTTCCAAATATATGGAGATGATGCAGTTACAAGGCTTAGAAAACCGCTATCCTGAGCAAATTTCCGGCGGACAGCAACAGCGAGTGGCTTTAGCGAGGGCGTTGGTGATTCATCCAGAAGCCCTACTTTTAGATGAACCCCTTTCCGCCTTGGATACCTATTTACGCAGTCGAATTGAAAGGCTATTGAGTGAAACGCTTTCCACCTATGAAGGCGTGACACTATTTGTCACTCATAAGCTAGAAGAAGCGTATCGAATTTGCCAGAATTTACTGATTCTTTCCCAGGGAAACGTGATTGCTAATGATACCAAAGAGACTATTTTTGAACGTCCTCCTAGCTTTGAAGTCGCCCAGGTTACTGAATGTAAAAACTTTTCCACCGCCCGGATGATTGAACCCCAAACAATTGAGGCGCTAGACTGGGGCTGTACGCTTCAGGTGGTTGAACCAATTCCTAACAAATTAACGTATGTGGGAATTCGCGCCCACCACTTCACCTTTCCCCAGCATCCCGATGGAGAGAATACTTTTCCCTGCTGGCTGGTGATGACCAGTGAGACGCAACACCGGACAACACTATATATCAAACTGCATCAGCCTCCAGGTCACGCCCAAGACTACCACCTACAAGTTGAGGTTTACAAGGAAAAATGGGCGAATCTCAAAGACCGCCCCTTTCCCTGGTACGTCCGTTTAGACCCGTTGCGACTGATTTTGATGGAACAATAA
- the modA gene encoding molybdate ABC transporter substrate-binding protein: MKKRRVFSMAWMVATFLIVVGCSQGTPPNPSATSPESVELTVSAAASLQDAMKAIAPLYTQEQAHVIITYNFGSSGSLQQQIEQGAPVDVFLSAAPKQMNALQEKDLLLTDTRKDLLKNSIVLVTPKDKTDISNFKGLTTDKVSKIAIGNPESVPAGQYGKEVLTSLNLYKPIQSKLVFAKDVRQVLSYVETGNVEAGLVYATDANVSDNVKIVATASETSHAPIIYPVAVLKESKNPDSAKEFVQFLSTEPAQAVFEEYGFSLASD; this comes from the coding sequence ATGAAAAAACGACGTGTTTTCTCAATGGCATGGATGGTTGCGACATTCCTAATTGTTGTGGGTTGTTCTCAAGGGACACCTCCGAACCCTTCCGCAACGTCACCCGAATCAGTAGAACTCACGGTATCAGCGGCGGCTAGCCTACAGGATGCCATGAAAGCGATCGCGCCCCTGTATACTCAAGAACAAGCTCACGTTATCATTACCTATAACTTTGGGTCTTCCGGTTCTCTGCAACAGCAAATCGAACAGGGAGCGCCTGTAGATGTTTTTCTATCCGCCGCGCCAAAACAGATGAACGCTTTGCAAGAAAAAGACTTACTGCTAACGGATACGCGCAAAGACTTATTGAAAAACTCAATTGTTCTGGTTACACCAAAGGATAAAACCGATATTTCTAATTTCAAAGGATTAACGACTGATAAAGTGAGCAAAATTGCAATTGGCAACCCGGAAAGTGTACCCGCTGGACAATATGGGAAAGAAGTCCTAACTTCCCTGAATTTATATAAACCTATCCAATCTAAATTGGTTTTCGCCAAAGATGTGCGCCAAGTCCTCTCTTATGTAGAAACCGGGAATGTTGAGGCAGGATTAGTTTATGCCACGGATGCTAACGTATCAGATAATGTCAAAATTGTCGCCACGGCATCAGAAACGTCTCACGCACCAATTATTTATCCAGTTGCGGTATTAAAAGAGAGTAAAAATCCAGATTCAGCAAAAGAATTTGTGCAGTTTCTCTCAACTGAACCCGCTCAAGCTGTGTTTGAAGAGTATGGTTTTAGCTTGGCTAGCGATTAA
- the modD gene encoding ModD protein, giving the protein MVFISQQFIEQLIQEDVPYFDLTTQVLGIGDRTGTIRFTTRTKTVLACTEESASILRQVGAEVIAILATGQILDAGVPFLSATGNAAALHLAWKPAQNLLEYACGVATKTYNLVQLAQAANQDVMLYTTRKVIPGTKPIAVKAILAGGAYPHRLGVSETVLIFQQHLNFLGGIDSFIQQLPVIKRQVKEKKVIVEVKDMATAFKLATSGIDGIQFDKVNAEALAEAISQIKSINPTLITLAAGGINDANIANYAATGVDGLVLTAPYYAQPADIQVEMVCRGGFRDLL; this is encoded by the coding sequence ATGGTTTTTATCTCACAGCAGTTTATCGAACAGTTAATCCAAGAAGACGTTCCCTATTTTGATTTAACCACCCAGGTGTTAGGGATTGGCGATCGCACGGGGACAATCCGCTTTACCACTCGCACCAAAACCGTTCTAGCCTGCACCGAAGAATCCGCCAGTATCTTACGCCAAGTTGGGGCAGAGGTGATAGCAATCTTGGCAACGGGTCAAATCTTAGACGCAGGTGTCCCCTTTCTCAGTGCTACCGGAAACGCCGCCGCCTTGCATCTGGCTTGGAAACCTGCCCAGAATTTACTCGAATATGCCTGTGGAGTCGCCACCAAAACCTACAATCTAGTGCAATTAGCACAAGCGGCGAATCAAGATGTGATGCTCTATACCACTCGCAAAGTCATCCCAGGAACCAAACCCATCGCCGTGAAAGCCATCTTAGCAGGTGGGGCATATCCTCATCGACTGGGAGTCTCAGAAACCGTTTTAATCTTCCAACAGCATCTTAACTTTCTGGGCGGAATTGACTCCTTCATTCAGCAACTACCCGTAATTAAGCGTCAGGTTAAGGAAAAGAAAGTCATTGTTGAAGTCAAAGATATGGCTACCGCCTTTAAGTTAGCCACTTCAGGCATAGATGGAATTCAATTTGATAAAGTAAACGCTGAGGCATTAGCCGAGGCAATTTCCCAAATTAAGTCTATCAATCCAACGCTGATTACTTTAGCGGCTGGCGGAATTAATGACGCTAATATTGCCAATTATGCGGCAACTGGCGTAGATGGATTAGTGTTAACCGCGCCCTATTATGCCCAGCCTGCTGATATCCAGGTAGAAATGGTTTGTAGGGGCGGGTTTAGGGACTTGCTTTGA
- a CDS encoding TOBE domain-containing protein: MEISARNTFKGTVKKVVPGSVNSEVTLEVAPGVEMTAIITKSSAERLGLAEGKEAYAVVKATDVMVATD, encoded by the coding sequence ATGGAAATTAGCGCTCGCAATACCTTTAAAGGAACAGTAAAAAAGGTTGTACCTGGCTCTGTGAACAGTGAAGTGACCCTAGAAGTTGCTCCTGGGGTGGAAATGACGGCAATTATCACCAAGTCTTCTGCGGAACGACTTGGTCTCGCCGAGGGTAAGGAAGCGTATGCTGTTGTTAAAGCGACAGATGTCATGGTAGCAACAGATTAA